One stretch of Eggerthella lenta DSM 2243 DNA includes these proteins:
- a CDS encoding SanA/YdcF family protein, translated as MLGLMLGCMLVVVAVFAATNVATIATTKDRIVEPQAAVGFDADAIVVLGASVFADGTPSGILRDRLDDGIALYKEGVAPKLIMSGDNSTVSYNEVQVMKDYAISQGVPSYDIFCDHAGFSTYESMYRAKHVFGAERIVVATQTYHLYRALYAAQGLGLDSLGVASDYHDYSKQLQYDLREIPARTKDFFKTLFKVPSTFVGDPISLDQSGDVTEG; from the coding sequence ATGCTGGGTTTGATGCTCGGATGCATGCTCGTGGTCGTCGCCGTGTTCGCGGCGACGAACGTGGCGACCATCGCCACGACCAAAGATCGTATCGTCGAGCCGCAAGCGGCGGTCGGCTTCGATGCCGACGCGATCGTTGTGCTGGGCGCATCCGTGTTCGCCGACGGCACGCCGTCGGGCATCTTGCGGGATCGGCTGGACGACGGCATCGCGCTCTACAAGGAAGGTGTGGCGCCGAAGCTCATCATGAGCGGTGACAACAGCACCGTGTCGTACAACGAGGTGCAGGTTATGAAGGATTACGCCATTTCCCAAGGCGTGCCGAGCTACGACATCTTCTGCGACCATGCAGGCTTCTCCACGTACGAGAGCATGTATCGTGCGAAGCACGTGTTCGGCGCCGAGCGCATCGTGGTGGCCACCCAGACCTATCATCTGTATCGTGCGCTGTACGCCGCGCAGGGTCTTGGCCTCGATTCCCTCGGCGTGGCCAGCGACTACCATGACTACTCCAAGCAGCTCCAGTACGATCTGCGCGAGATCCCCGCGCGCACGAAGGACTTCTTCAAGACGCTGTTCAAGGTACCTTCGACGTTCGTGGGCGACCCCATCAGCCTCGATCAGTCCGGCGACGTCACCGAGGGCTGA
- a CDS encoding FAD-binding protein has translation MNEQTKRAGLSRRGFLGLGALAAAGSVMGLAGCAPQGQGAQAVAEEGSQGAAVDWLGAEPEIAAGDIVKTEDTDFLIVGAGAAGMCAAGTASDLGMDFILCEKNDSVQETREYLGVVNSKAALAQGGEVDTMKLLNELTRYASGKCRQDVIKVWIDESAELLDWVDAKMQVTGKQLVVDMPLAHATGGTDYYLPVLQHVWLTPYEPPTRNEVLQASIEEAGNQIRFRHALVKLVHDDGKVTGAIFDTDDGYVQINAKSTLLATGGYPANPAMMRALQPSALACCTASSYAINDDGYGLKAGMWAGGAKDPDAAPMIFDRGAVAPGVDAGYVGEGDKAALPGTIFQENIGSQPFMKVNRNGVRFANESTPYDFLCFQAAQQPGGVWCQVFDGNASEDILRFSTIGCAAFANQMMALGMPVEEFCKAALGQGIMQKAETLEELADKLGFEGEAKRAFLDQVERYNAQFDAQKDDDFGKEAYRLSALRTPPFYGCWFGGSMLTTLDGLRINKDCQVLDADDQVIDGLYAAGDVSGSFFSGNYPEYIVGCASGRTSTQGRHVARFLAGDL, from the coding sequence ATGAACGAACAAACGAAGCGTGCGGGATTGTCGCGTCGCGGTTTCTTGGGCCTGGGCGCGCTTGCGGCCGCGGGCTCGGTTATGGGGCTGGCGGGTTGCGCGCCGCAGGGGCAGGGCGCTCAGGCGGTCGCCGAAGAGGGCTCGCAGGGCGCAGCGGTCGACTGGCTGGGCGCCGAACCGGAAATCGCCGCGGGTGACATCGTCAAAACGGAAGACACCGACTTCCTCATCGTCGGCGCGGGCGCGGCGGGTATGTGCGCGGCCGGCACGGCAAGCGATTTGGGAATGGATTTCATCCTGTGCGAGAAGAACGATTCGGTTCAGGAAACCCGCGAGTACCTGGGCGTGGTGAACTCGAAGGCGGCTCTGGCGCAAGGCGGCGAAGTCGACACGATGAAGCTGCTCAACGAGTTGACGCGCTATGCGTCCGGCAAATGCCGTCAGGACGTCATCAAGGTTTGGATCGACGAAAGCGCCGAGCTGCTGGACTGGGTCGATGCGAAAATGCAGGTTACGGGCAAGCAGCTGGTGGTGGACATGCCGCTCGCGCATGCCACCGGCGGCACCGACTACTACCTGCCCGTGCTTCAGCACGTATGGCTTACGCCTTACGAGCCTCCCACCCGCAACGAGGTGCTGCAGGCCTCCATCGAGGAAGCCGGCAACCAGATCCGCTTCAGGCACGCGCTGGTGAAGCTGGTGCACGACGACGGCAAGGTGACGGGTGCCATCTTCGACACTGACGACGGCTACGTGCAGATCAACGCCAAGAGCACGCTGCTGGCAACCGGCGGCTATCCGGCGAATCCCGCGATGATGCGCGCGCTGCAGCCGTCCGCGCTGGCGTGCTGCACGGCGTCGAGCTACGCCATCAACGACGACGGCTACGGTCTGAAGGCCGGCATGTGGGCTGGCGGGGCGAAAGACCCCGATGCCGCGCCGATGATCTTCGACCGCGGCGCCGTGGCTCCGGGCGTGGATGCCGGCTACGTGGGCGAGGGCGACAAGGCTGCGCTGCCGGGCACCATCTTCCAGGAGAACATTGGCAGTCAGCCGTTCATGAAGGTGAACCGCAACGGCGTGCGTTTCGCGAACGAGTCCACGCCCTACGACTTCCTGTGCTTCCAGGCTGCCCAGCAGCCCGGTGGCGTATGGTGCCAGGTGTTCGACGGCAACGCGTCCGAGGACATCCTGCGCTTCTCCACCATCGGCTGCGCGGCGTTCGCCAACCAGATGATGGCTTTGGGCATGCCGGTGGAGGAGTTCTGCAAGGCGGCGCTCGGGCAGGGCATCATGCAGAAGGCCGAAACGCTTGAAGAGCTGGCAGACAAGCTGGGCTTCGAGGGCGAGGCCAAGCGGGCCTTCCTCGACCAAGTGGAACGTTACAACGCGCAGTTCGATGCGCAGAAGGACGACGACTTCGGCAAAGAGGCCTACCGTCTGTCCGCGCTGCGCACGCCTCCGTTCTACGGTTGCTGGTTCGGCGGGTCGATGTTGACCACGCTCGATGGTCTGCGCATCAACAAGGACTGCCAGGTGCTTGACGCCGACGACCAGGTGATCGACGGTTTGTATGCGGCGGGCGACGTGTCCGGCAGCTTCTTCAGCGGCAACTACCCCGAATACATTGTAGGATGCGCCTCGGGCCGCACGTCCACCCAGGGTCGCCACGTCGCGCGTTTTCTGGCCGGCGATCTGTAA
- the leuS gene encoding leucine--tRNA ligase: protein MKPYNPHEIEPRWQKEWDDADLYKVTEDPSKSKKYVLEMFPYPSGDIHMGHVRNYTIGDVVARYYKMRGFDVLHPMGWDAFGLPAENAAIKCNSHPAKWTYANIDTQKASFKRMGFSYDWDRTVVACDPEYYRWGQWIFLQFWKRGLVERRNSPVNWCPNCATVLANEQVTEGECWRCHGAVEKRDLTQWYFKITDYAQELLDDLDQLDGWPERVKQMQANWIGRSEGAEIDFVLCGPDGEAPAEPTADDVITVFTTRPDTLFGCSFFLLAPEYKGLMELVEGTEYEAAVREVVEGVAKVSAVERAQGDREKHGAFTGRYMVNPVNGEKVPVWVADYIVSDYGTGAVMAVPCGDQRDFEFARKYDLPIIPIILGEDDPLYPQLNGVQERRVTSVDWEAAYDAEGVLVQSGKYTGMVGGKHSPAVDAIIGDLAAEGKGKKTVQFRLRDWLISRQRYWGNPIPAVHCPECGLVPVPEEDLPVRLPEDIDLAAGETLATHEAFVNTTCPVCGGPAKRETDTMDTFTCSSWYYLRYTDPHNEELPFAPEKANRWMPVDQYIGGIEHAILHLLYSRFYTKVLRDLGLLEFDEPFSNLLCQGMVKDEHGETMSKSKGNVIAPEDMIAEYGADAVRAYILFMAPPDKDLLWDEGGLAGIYKFMNRAWRIVNDLMGAADEETLYQPGASEDEGIKALEQLVRERHRVVGKVVDDFDRNNFNTALAAIMELTNAASDYLRKCSPEERAGCEGSRAVDAEVAEVLVKLLAPFAPHWAEELWHAVLGKDGSVHTQPWPEFDPEQAKADEVELAVQVNGKVKAKIMVAADAAEDDIKAVGLAAVEAALEGKDVKKVVVVPGRLVNIVAK from the coding sequence ATGAAACCGTACAACCCGCACGAGATCGAACCCCGCTGGCAAAAGGAGTGGGACGATGCCGACCTGTACAAGGTGACCGAGGATCCCTCGAAGTCGAAGAAGTACGTGCTCGAGATGTTCCCGTACCCCTCGGGCGACATCCACATGGGACACGTGCGCAACTACACCATCGGCGACGTCGTCGCGCGCTACTACAAGATGCGCGGCTTCGACGTGCTGCATCCCATGGGTTGGGACGCGTTCGGCCTGCCGGCCGAGAACGCGGCCATCAAGTGCAACAGCCATCCGGCCAAATGGACCTACGCCAACATCGACACGCAGAAGGCCAGCTTCAAGCGCATGGGCTTCTCGTACGACTGGGACCGCACCGTGGTGGCGTGCGACCCCGAGTACTACCGCTGGGGCCAGTGGATCTTCCTGCAGTTCTGGAAGCGCGGTTTGGTCGAGCGCCGCAACAGCCCGGTGAACTGGTGCCCGAACTGCGCGACGGTGCTCGCGAACGAGCAGGTCACCGAGGGCGAGTGCTGGCGTTGCCACGGCGCGGTGGAGAAGCGCGACCTCACGCAGTGGTACTTCAAGATCACCGACTACGCCCAGGAGCTGCTGGACGACCTCGACCAGCTGGACGGTTGGCCCGAGCGCGTCAAGCAGATGCAGGCGAACTGGATCGGCCGCTCCGAAGGCGCCGAAATCGACTTCGTGCTGTGCGGGCCCGACGGCGAGGCTCCTGCCGAGCCGACGGCCGACGACGTGATCACCGTGTTCACCACGCGTCCCGACACCTTGTTCGGCTGCTCGTTCTTCCTGCTGGCGCCCGAGTACAAGGGTCTTATGGAGCTGGTGGAGGGCACTGAATACGAAGCCGCCGTGCGCGAGGTGGTGGAAGGCGTCGCCAAGGTGAGCGCCGTCGAGCGCGCCCAGGGCGACCGCGAGAAGCACGGCGCGTTCACCGGTCGCTATATGGTGAACCCGGTGAACGGGGAGAAGGTGCCCGTATGGGTGGCCGACTACATCGTCAGCGACTACGGCACCGGCGCGGTCATGGCCGTGCCGTGCGGCGACCAGCGCGACTTCGAGTTCGCGCGCAAGTACGACCTGCCCATCATCCCCATCATCCTCGGCGAGGACGATCCGCTGTATCCCCAGCTCAACGGCGTGCAGGAGCGCCGCGTGACGTCGGTCGATTGGGAAGCGGCCTACGATGCCGAGGGCGTGCTGGTGCAGTCCGGCAAGTACACCGGCATGGTGGGCGGCAAGCATTCGCCCGCCGTCGATGCGATCATCGGCGACCTCGCGGCCGAGGGCAAGGGCAAGAAGACCGTGCAGTTCCGCCTGCGCGATTGGCTGATCAGCCGTCAGCGCTACTGGGGCAACCCCATCCCGGCCGTGCACTGCCCGGAATGCGGCCTCGTGCCCGTGCCGGAGGAGGACCTTCCGGTGCGCCTGCCCGAGGACATCGACCTGGCCGCAGGCGAGACGCTTGCCACGCACGAGGCGTTCGTGAACACGACGTGCCCGGTATGCGGCGGCCCGGCGAAGCGCGAGACGGACACGATGGACACGTTCACATGCTCCAGCTGGTACTACCTGCGCTACACCGATCCGCACAACGAGGAGCTGCCGTTCGCGCCCGAGAAGGCGAACCGTTGGATGCCCGTCGACCAGTACATCGGCGGCATCGAGCATGCCATCCTGCACCTGCTGTACAGCCGCTTCTACACGAAAGTGCTGCGCGACCTGGGGCTGCTTGAGTTCGACGAGCCGTTCTCGAACCTGTTGTGCCAGGGCATGGTGAAGGACGAGCACGGCGAGACGATGTCGAAGTCGAAGGGCAACGTCATCGCCCCCGAGGACATGATCGCCGAGTACGGCGCCGACGCCGTGCGCGCCTACATCCTGTTCATGGCCCCGCCCGACAAGGACCTGCTGTGGGACGAGGGCGGCCTGGCGGGCATCTACAAGTTCATGAACCGCGCATGGCGCATCGTGAACGACCTGATGGGAGCCGCCGACGAGGAAACGCTGTACCAGCCGGGCGCGTCCGAGGACGAGGGCATCAAAGCGCTCGAACAGCTGGTGCGCGAGCGCCATCGCGTGGTGGGCAAAGTCGTTGACGATTTCGACCGCAACAACTTCAACACGGCGCTTGCCGCCATCATGGAGCTGACGAACGCGGCGAGCGACTATCTGCGCAAGTGCTCGCCTGAAGAGCGTGCCGGTTGCGAGGGGTCGCGGGCGGTCGATGCCGAGGTGGCCGAGGTGTTGGTGAAGCTGCTGGCTCCGTTCGCGCCGCATTGGGCCGAGGAACTGTGGCATGCGGTGCTGGGCAAGGACGGTTCGGTGCACACGCAGCCGTGGCCTGAATTCGATCCCGAGCAGGCCAAGGCTGACGAGGTCGAGCTGGCTGTGCAGGTGAACGGCAAGGTGAAGGCCAAGATCATGGTGGCCGCCGATGCTGCCGAGGACGACATCAAGGCCGTAGGCCTTGCAGCCGTCGAAGCGGCGCTCGAGGGCAAGGACGTTAAGAAGGTCGTCGTGGTGCCCGGCCGCCTGGTGAACATCGTCGCGAAGTAG
- a CDS encoding response regulator transcription factor, with protein sequence MRHVEARDTASGEEEAGLRLGSDDLATCGSLALLLIAAYLLNAYIFPSVAFLFPAGREISTYCGVGFSVVVAVASYRQPAVFRENPWSLTCLGLFAVGLAMLGAGLMADSPLLVALGSPFGGIGSVWFSVLVGLALVKLGTKRSMVVIPTAFVAKYAVQFGLVLMGDALDLLAALVLYFACTTASYLLIRPRVHRMITAIRESASPTVLDATNPSSFLPFSSLVYVSVFLFNAACGYAFGSQGQMMPQAATLLSFVPVVVVFFIVVAARARLVADALYRVSALLVFAGFLLVPLSFNGLDRPAGFHMSSMLLYAGSDCFSVLTYYLIAAVGSRNPAGALSTSAFAIAAGWLGIGCGALLVQSIEALGALDGSTLLWSSAIVTFLFMTYNFVAMRGFSFEDAIKGVRPAHPTPARAAADEAGEDPDTSQLEESCENVIRRFGLTPREGDVLRLLARGRTSPVIQEKLFLSHNTVKTHVRHIYAKMDIHSQQELIDIVEGADA encoded by the coding sequence ATGAGGCACGTCGAAGCACGCGATACCGCATCCGGCGAGGAGGAGGCCGGTCTTCGGCTGGGATCCGACGACCTCGCAACCTGCGGATCGCTCGCGCTGCTGCTGATTGCGGCTTATTTGCTGAACGCGTACATCTTCCCCAGCGTCGCCTTCCTCTTCCCTGCCGGGCGCGAGATTTCCACGTACTGCGGGGTGGGGTTCTCCGTCGTAGTCGCGGTCGCGTCGTATCGACAGCCGGCGGTGTTTCGCGAGAACCCTTGGTCGCTCACGTGTCTCGGGCTGTTCGCCGTAGGATTGGCCATGTTGGGCGCCGGGCTGATGGCTGACAGCCCTCTGCTTGTCGCGTTGGGCAGCCCGTTCGGCGGCATCGGATCGGTATGGTTCTCGGTGCTTGTGGGTCTGGCGCTTGTCAAGCTGGGGACGAAGCGCAGCATGGTGGTGATCCCCACCGCCTTCGTGGCGAAGTACGCCGTGCAGTTCGGACTGGTGCTCATGGGCGACGCGCTGGACCTTTTGGCGGCGCTCGTGCTGTATTTCGCGTGCACGACTGCATCGTACTTGCTCATTCGCCCGCGAGTGCACCGCATGATCACCGCCATTCGCGAAAGCGCTTCGCCAACCGTGCTGGACGCGACGAACCCCTCGTCGTTCCTGCCGTTCTCCAGCCTCGTGTACGTGTCCGTCTTCCTGTTCAACGCCGCATGCGGGTATGCGTTCGGAAGCCAAGGGCAGATGATGCCGCAAGCTGCCACGCTGCTGTCGTTCGTCCCGGTCGTCGTGGTGTTCTTCATCGTGGTGGCTGCGCGCGCCCGTCTTGTCGCCGATGCGCTGTACCGCGTTTCGGCGCTGCTCGTGTTCGCGGGATTTCTGTTGGTGCCGCTATCGTTCAACGGTCTCGACAGGCCCGCCGGGTTCCACATGTCAAGCATGCTGCTGTATGCCGGGTCGGACTGCTTCAGCGTGCTCACCTACTACCTGATCGCCGCCGTCGGGTCGCGCAACCCCGCCGGCGCGTTGTCTACCTCGGCTTTTGCGATTGCGGCCGGTTGGCTGGGCATCGGCTGCGGCGCGCTGCTGGTGCAAAGCATCGAAGCGCTCGGCGCGCTCGACGGCAGCACGCTACTCTGGTCGTCGGCCATCGTCACGTTTTTGTTCATGACGTACAACTTCGTGGCTATGCGGGGATTCAGTTTCGAGGATGCCATCAAAGGGGTGCGCCCGGCGCATCCGACACCGGCGCGCGCAGCGGCGGACGAAGCTGGCGAAGACCCCGACACGTCGCAGCTTGAAGAGTCATGCGAGAACGTGATCAGGCGGTTCGGGCTGACCCCGCGCGAAGGCGACGTGTTACGCCTGCTGGCGCGCGGCAGAACGAGCCCGGTGATCCAGGAGAAGCTGTTCCTGTCGCACAACACCGTGAAAACCCACGTCCGCCACATTTACGCCAAGATGGACATTCACTCCCAGCAGGAGCTCATCGACATCGTGGAAGGCGCGGACGCGTAG
- a CDS encoding NADH:flavin oxidoreductase: MSVLFEEMEIGSLRAKNRLVRAATYEALADDGGHMTPELTAIYEELADGGIGTIIVGYARVMRNEQPNPRMLGIYDDSFVPEFRALTDMAHAHGTAIVSQIVYGGSATKLQPPSRRILGPSAVANPKTGIVPVEATVADLHELAQAFADAAARAQTAGFDGVELHAAHGYLLSQFLSPLLNRRRDEYGGALRNRARFLVEVVDAVRLRVGATFPLIVKLNSSDGVEGGLTEDDSIEAAKLLAAHGASAIEVSGNWRNCRVRDFDGEPFFAAYAQRLARAIDVPVILTGGNRSFEAMDRLAVESEGRIAGFGLCRPLICEPRLARRWRVDPQAKPRCVSCDKCSTMPGHRCILP; encoded by the coding sequence ATGAGCGTGTTGTTCGAGGAGATGGAAATAGGCTCGTTGCGGGCGAAAAACCGACTGGTGCGAGCAGCCACCTACGAGGCGTTAGCCGATGACGGTGGGCATATGACTCCTGAGCTGACGGCGATCTACGAGGAGCTTGCCGATGGCGGGATAGGTACGATCATCGTGGGGTATGCACGCGTTATGCGAAACGAACAGCCGAATCCTCGGATGCTGGGCATCTACGACGACTCGTTCGTTCCCGAATTCCGGGCATTGACGGACATGGCTCACGCGCATGGGACGGCTATCGTATCGCAGATCGTATACGGCGGCTCGGCGACGAAGCTCCAGCCGCCCAGCAGGCGCATCCTCGGGCCGTCGGCCGTCGCCAACCCGAAGACCGGCATCGTGCCGGTGGAGGCCACGGTTGCCGATCTGCATGAGCTCGCCCAAGCATTCGCCGACGCGGCGGCCCGTGCTCAAACTGCCGGATTCGATGGCGTCGAGCTGCATGCGGCGCACGGCTACCTGCTCAGCCAGTTCTTGAGCCCCTTGCTCAACAGGCGCCGCGACGAGTACGGCGGTGCCCTGCGGAACCGTGCCCGCTTCCTTGTCGAGGTCGTCGACGCTGTGCGCTTGCGAGTGGGTGCGACGTTCCCGCTGATCGTGAAGCTGAACAGCTCCGACGGCGTGGAGGGCGGCCTGACTGAGGACGACAGCATTGAAGCGGCGAAGCTGCTGGCGGCTCACGGCGCGTCGGCTATAGAAGTGAGCGGGAACTGGCGGAACTGCCGTGTGCGCGACTTCGATGGAGAGCCGTTCTTCGCCGCCTACGCGCAGCGGCTTGCCCGCGCGATCGACGTTCCCGTCATTCTGACGGGCGGCAATCGCAGTTTCGAAGCGATGGATCGCCTTGCGGTGGAAAGCGAGGGTCGCATTGCGGGATTCGGCCTGTGCCGTCCGCTTATCTGCGAACCGCGACTGGCGCGACGCTGGCGGGTCGATCCGCAGGCGAAGCCCCGCTGCGTTTCGTGCGATAAGTGCAGCACGATGCCGGGCCATCGCTGCATTCTCCCCTAG
- a CDS encoding aspartate/glutamate racemase family protein, which produces MDTVFHPTWTVGVIRVITQDQEQADAHGLLIERAFPQVRVVSRCIPDQPEGVHDAATKRTAEPKVIALACQLVEQDADGIIVSCADDPGVAEARAIVGVPVVGAGESMATAAALHEGPVGVIGITPDAPPAFPRILGERLLANLVPDGVRDTRDLNTPAGQHAAITTARRLREEGAAVIALACTGFSTIGLAPQLERAAGIPVLDPVTCEAQALLALLA; this is translated from the coding sequence ATGGATACCGTTTTTCACCCCACCTGGACTGTAGGAGTCATCCGCGTCATCACGCAGGATCAAGAACAGGCTGACGCGCATGGGCTGCTCATCGAGCGTGCGTTTCCTCAGGTGCGCGTCGTGTCGCGCTGCATTCCCGATCAACCCGAGGGCGTGCACGATGCCGCTACGAAGCGCACTGCCGAACCTAAAGTGATTGCGCTTGCCTGTCAGCTGGTCGAACAGGACGCGGACGGCATCATAGTGAGCTGCGCCGACGACCCCGGCGTAGCCGAAGCGCGCGCCATCGTGGGCGTGCCGGTGGTGGGCGCGGGCGAAAGCATGGCCACCGCCGCGGCGCTTCACGAGGGGCCGGTAGGCGTCATCGGCATCACGCCGGACGCGCCGCCCGCGTTCCCGCGCATCTTGGGCGAGCGTCTGTTGGCGAACCTCGTGCCCGACGGCGTTCGCGACACGCGCGATCTGAACACGCCCGCAGGTCAACACGCCGCTATCACGACGGCTCGACGCCTGCGCGAAGAAGGCGCAGCGGTCATCGCGCTCGCCTGCACGGGGTTTTCGACTATCGGCTTGGCGCCGCAGCTCGAACGAGCCGCCGGCATCCCCGTCCTCGACCCGGTGACCTGCGAAGCGCAGGCGCTGTTGGCGCTGCTAGCGTAA
- a CDS encoding DUF559 domain-containing protein, which translates to MSTPEFCFLQMAGCLSLVQLIQLGFELCGTYALVGGAPAVRRAAPLTTKVKLAAFVEQSSGARGCKKAARAVRYVQDGAASPMETMLAMMLCLPYGLGGYGLEKPLINHRVDVPSSSKRLADRAYCVCDLCWPEAKLCVEYDSARYHVDPDRQDSDARRRSTLIALGYTVVTVTRGQVMDAGAFNRLAHQLAKQTGKRLRYSDPDFTRKHRALRSELLQTFALKEDAR; encoded by the coding sequence ATGAGCACGCCGGAATTCTGCTTCTTGCAGATGGCGGGCTGCTTGTCGCTCGTCCAACTGATTCAGCTGGGATTCGAGCTGTGCGGCACGTACGCCCTCGTCGGGGGCGCCCCGGCGGTTCGCCGTGCCGCCCCGTTGACGACGAAGGTCAAGCTAGCTGCTTTTGTCGAGCAGTCATCCGGGGCGCGCGGTTGCAAGAAGGCGGCTCGTGCCGTGCGGTACGTCCAGGACGGCGCAGCCTCGCCGATGGAGACCATGCTTGCCATGATGCTGTGCCTGCCCTACGGTCTGGGCGGTTACGGTTTGGAGAAGCCGCTGATCAACCATCGTGTCGACGTGCCTTCCAGCTCTAAAAGGCTGGCCGATCGCGCGTACTGCGTATGCGATCTTTGCTGGCCGGAGGCGAAGCTGTGCGTCGAGTACGATAGCGCGCGGTACCACGTCGACCCCGATCGGCAAGACAGCGACGCGCGAAGGCGCAGCACGCTGATCGCGTTGGGCTACACCGTGGTCACGGTGACGCGCGGCCAGGTGATGGACGCCGGCGCGTTCAATCGCTTGGCGCATCAGCTGGCCAAGCAGACGGGCAAACGGCTTCGGTACAGCGACCCGGATTTCACGCGCAAGCACCGCGCATTGCGGTCGGAGTTGTTGCAGACATTCGCACTCAAGGAGGATGCGCGATGA
- a CDS encoding response regulator transcription factor codes for MPERLSRPRDRRSMRMVWKTLRIRHLGLAFFWACSMLTFRSSILLSGPMNTTGYQTLVVIISFVANMTTLFLVASRTERDHSFYDKLPASAFTVSIVTGLVLMTGSGMAGSAGLLTETMAVVPLVLGSVLAGVGYGYFWGSWAECLGRMHPSRTSFYLPVVLLLTALLFVAFSFCSEELGVPALLLMLPLPVLSQLCLTRCNREETDDRPAITADSGRYRTALGSLVSLIVASLVLSCLFGYVWQMTVASVDSAYEAHRLPLIANIVAAVALIGLVLFARRRTDLALTFKVIVPILVVLFALMPMFWSTYPVELNTVMSACYGVFDVIIWYMVASTAYDFSVSGFVVGGIVRGVSIIARLVGIGIGYVVMLIPESPSMLVIGVSVGAVYVLAMLALFQQGGNRFSFLSFGASKAKDAEGKAAAVSCAAGCGAACPRQQIASADEARGDESASEPDGDVLEQIASYYGLTRREAEVLPYLARGRSAKVIAEALFVSESTVRTHTRRILEKTALHSKQDLIDLIEKYE; via the coding sequence ATGCCTGAACGCCTGTCGCGCCCGCGCGATCGACGCAGCATGCGCATGGTGTGGAAAACGCTTCGTATACGCCACCTCGGCCTCGCTTTCTTCTGGGCATGCAGCATGCTCACGTTCCGCAGCTCCATCCTGCTGTCGGGGCCGATGAACACCACGGGATATCAGACGCTCGTCGTGATCATCTCGTTCGTCGCGAACATGACCACGCTGTTCCTGGTGGCCTCGCGCACGGAACGCGACCACTCCTTCTACGACAAACTGCCCGCTTCGGCGTTCACGGTGAGCATCGTGACAGGGCTCGTGCTGATGACAGGCTCGGGCATGGCCGGAAGCGCCGGATTGCTGACGGAGACGATGGCCGTCGTCCCGCTCGTGCTGGGCTCCGTTCTAGCCGGCGTGGGATACGGCTACTTCTGGGGAAGCTGGGCCGAGTGCCTCGGGCGCATGCATCCGTCGCGCACTTCGTTCTATCTGCCCGTTGTGCTGTTGTTGACCGCGCTGTTGTTCGTCGCGTTCTCGTTCTGCTCGGAGGAGCTGGGGGTTCCGGCGCTGCTGCTCATGTTGCCGCTGCCCGTGCTCTCGCAGCTGTGCTTGACGCGCTGCAACCGCGAAGAAACCGACGATCGGCCCGCAATCACGGCCGACTCGGGGCGTTACCGCACGGCGCTCGGCTCGCTGGTCAGTCTCATCGTGGCCAGCCTCGTGCTGTCGTGCCTGTTCGGCTACGTGTGGCAGATGACCGTGGCTTCAGTCGACTCGGCTTACGAGGCTCACCGGCTGCCGCTTATCGCCAACATCGTGGCCGCCGTGGCGCTCATCGGGCTCGTGCTGTTCGCGCGACGCCGCACCGATCTGGCGCTTACGTTCAAGGTGATCGTGCCCATTCTCGTGGTGCTGTTCGCGCTCATGCCGATGTTCTGGAGTACGTACCCGGTGGAGCTCAACACGGTAATGAGCGCGTGCTACGGCGTATTCGACGTGATCATCTGGTATATGGTGGCGTCGACCGCATACGACTTCAGCGTGTCGGGCTTCGTGGTAGGCGGCATCGTGCGAGGGGTGTCCATCATCGCACGACTGGTGGGCATCGGCATCGGCTACGTGGTGATGCTCATCCCCGAAAGCCCATCCATGCTGGTCATCGGCGTGTCGGTGGGCGCGGTCTACGTGCTGGCCATGCTGGCGCTGTTCCAGCAGGGCGGCAATCGGTTCTCGTTTTTGAGCTTCGGCGCCAGCAAGGCGAAAGACGCCGAAGGGAAAGCCGCGGCCGTTTCGTGCGCAGCGGGATGCGGAGCCGCCTGCCCCCGCCAGCAGATCGCCTCCGCCGACGAAGCGCGAGGCGACGAATCCGCCTCCGAGCCCGACGGCGACGTGCTCGAGCAGATAGCCTCGTACTACGGGCTGACCCGCCGCGAAGCCGAGGTGCTCCCCTACCTGGCGCGCGGGCGCTCGGCCAAGGTGATCGCCGAGGCGCTGTTCGTGTCCGAGAGCACCGTGCGCACGCACACGCGGCGCATCCTGGAAAAGACCGCCCTGCATTCGAAGCAGGATCTCATCGACCTTATCGAAAAGTACGAGTGA